A single Kryptolebias marmoratus isolate JLee-2015 linkage group LG7, ASM164957v2, whole genome shotgun sequence DNA region contains:
- the rela gene encoding transcription factor p65 isoform X1: MDGVYGWGLTPLNPVQPASPYIEIIEQPKQRGMRFRYKCEGRSAGSIPGEKSNDTTKTYPAIKVHNYSGPLRVRISLVTKNPPYKPHPHELVGKDCKHGYYEADLQERRIHSFQNLGIQCVKKKDVNEAITCRLQTNNNPYNIPEPKVWEEEFDLNSVRLCFQASITLPAGELFPLEPVVSQPIFDNRAPNTAELKICRVNRNSGSCKGGDEIFLLCDKVQKEDIEVRFFQDSWEGKGTFSQADVHRQVAIVFRTPPYRNTNLSEPVKVKMQLRRPSDREVSEPMDFQYLPADPDEYRLSDKRKRTGDMFQNLKLGPMLSSVSIPQDKRHINFGRRTVTSKPPSMAAQAVPEAPRAVSAASYQFPQPGQLFSVQPKMEPTSSIAAATTTQTWEIMESLKLGPQPKANPVATFPMSSAPTPPSSTATTTSTANKDYSTVNMSQLHEFFPNIAQEVTTTTQVPASSSFSLQESQFHVDSTLMDEDIPEFPSFSDAQVPGTLDSLNMEDLEDLLNPRLMSEGGNGTSALPSCQQASAPKSTTPAQNGAASQSAPEPASNHGTTYMNYPNSIANLLRNEDMMGLNSSGAISNNNHHQSAVLDDFDELMSADEERLMSIFNSGSQAGFVSGHPT, encoded by the exons ATGGACG GTGTGTACGGATGGGGGCTGACCCCATTAAACCCAG TCCAGCCAGCGAGCCCTTACATTGAGATCATCGAGCAGCCGAAGCAGAGGGGGATGAGGTTTCGCTATAAGTGCGAGGGACGTTCAGCTGGCAGCATCCCTGGAGAGAAAAGCAACGACACAACAAAGACTTACCCAGCCATTAAG GTGCACAACTACAGCGGTCCCCTACGGGTTCGCATCTCATTGGTGACGAAGAACCCCCCGTACAAGCCTCACCCCCACGAGCTGGTGGGGAAAGACTGCAAGCACGGCTACTACGAGGCTGACCTGCAGGAGAGACGGATACACAG ttttcagaACCTGGGCATACAGTGTGTGAAGAAGAAGGATGTGAATGAGGCCATCACTTGTAGACTGCAGACCAATAACAACCCCTACAATA TTCCTGAGCCCAAGGTGTGGGAGGAAGAGTTCGACCTGAACTCGGTGCGGCTCTGCTTCCAGGCCTCCATCACCCTGCCTGCGGGGGAGCTGTTCCCCCTGGAGCCCGTCGTCTCACAGCCCATCTTCGACAACA GAGCCCCAAACACGGCCGAGCTGAAGATCTGCCGGGTCAACCGCAACTCTGGCAGCTGCAAAGGAGGGGACGAGATCTTCCTGCTGTGCGACAAAGTGCAAAAAG AAGACATCGAAGTGCGTTTCTTCCAGGACTCCTGGGAGGGGAAGGGCACGTTCTCCCAGGCCGACGTCCACAGGCAGGTGGCGATCGTCTTCCGTACGCCGCCGTACCGCAACACTAACCTGAGCGAGCCTGTCAAGGTGAAGATGCAGCTGCGGCGGCCCTCCGATCGAGAGGTCAGCGAGCCCATGGACTTCCAGTACCTGCCAGCCGACCCAG ATGAGTACAGGCTGAGTGACAAGAGAAAGCGCACAGGAGACATGTTCCAGAACCTGAAGCTGGGCCCGATGCTTTCCAGTG TGTCCATCCCACAAGACAAACGGCACATAAACTTTGGACGGAGAACGGTCACGTCCAAGCCTCCGTCCATGGCTGCACAAGCAG TCCCTGAGGCTCCCCGTGCTGTCAGCGCGGCTTCCTACCAGTTCCCTCAGCCGGGACAGCTCTTCTCAGTCCAGCCCAAGATGGAGCCCACCTCCTCCATCGCCGCGGCGACGACAACCCAAACCTGGGAGATCATGGAGAGTCTGAAGCTGGGCCCTCAGCCCAAAGCCAACCCAGTGGCCACCTTTCCGATGAGCTCGGCGCCCACCCCTCCCTCCTCGAccgccaccaccacctccacagCCAACAAGGACTACTCCACTGTCAACATGTCCCAGCTTCATGAATTCTTCCCCAACATCGCCCAGGAGGTGACCACGACTACTCAGGTACCCGCCAGCAGCTCCTTCTCTCTCCAGGAGTCTCAGTTCCACGTCGACTCGACACTCATGGACGAGGACATCCCGGAGTTCCCCAGCTTCTCTGACGCCCAGGTACCCGGCACCCTGGACAGCCTAAACATGGAAGATTTAGAGGACCTCCTGAACCCCCGCCTCATGAGCGAGGGCGGAAATGGCACCTCGGCGTTGCCGTCATGCCAGCAGGCGTCTGCCCCCAAGTCCACCACTCCCGCTCAGAACGGCGCCGCGTCCCAAAGCGCGCCCGAGCCGGCCAGCAACCACGGCACCACCTACATGAATTACCCGAACAGCATCGCTAACCTGCTCCGGAACGAAGACATGATGGGCCTGAACTCCAGCGGCGCCATCAGCAACAACAACCACCACCAGTCCGCGGTGCTCGATGACTTTGATGAGCTGATGTCCGCCGATGAGGAGCGCCTCATGTCCATTTTTAATAGCGGAAGTCAAGCTGGGTTTGTATCAGGACACCCAACCtaa
- the drap1 gene encoding dr1-associated corepressor yields MPSKKKKYNARFPPARIKKIMQTDEEIGKVAAAVPVIISRALELFLESLLTKACHVTQSRNAKTMTMSHLKQCIELEQQFDFLKDLVATVPDMQGEGEENHTEGGGEKVPRRGRRPGSGRKNGGTGSKGKDKKLSGTESEQEDDSEDSETDGDEEDGSQSSTNQQAAAMFHSSNPPPQFVHMGSLAPAQPPSGMAFAPHPSMMSAAPPPPGPSPHTHEDNDDEDYDS; encoded by the exons ATGCCcagcaaaaagaagaaatacaacGCCAGATTTCCTCCG GCAAGAATTAAGAAGATTATGCAGACAGATGAAGAAATAGGAAAAGTGGCTGCAGCAGTTCCTGTTATTATTT CGAGAGCTCTGGAGCTTTTCTTGGAGTCGCTGCTTACGAAAGCTTGTCACGTCACCCAGTCGAGGAATGCGAAGACAATGACCATGTCTCATCT aaagCAGTGCATTGAGCTGGAGCAGCAGTTCGATTTCCTAAAAGACCTGGTGGCGACGGTGCCGGACATGCAAGGCGAGGGGGAGGAGAACCACACGGAGGGGGGCGGAGAGAAAGTCCCGCGCAG gGGACGAAGACCAGGGTCCGGCCGCAAGAACGGAGGCACCGGCTCCAAGGGCAAAGACAAGAAGCTGTCTGGGACAGAGTCAGAGCAAGAG GACGACTCCGAGGACAGCGAGACAGACGGAGACGAGGAGGACGGCTCTCAGTCGAGCACGAACCAGCAGGCCGCAGCCATGTTCCACAG CTCAAACCCTCCCCCCCAGTTTGTGCACATGGGCAGCCTGGCTCCAGCCCAGCCTCCGAGCGGCATGGCCTTCGCCCCTCATCCCTCCATGATGAGCGCCGCGCCGCCTCCCCCAGGGCCCTCACCGCACACACACGAGGACAACGACGACGAAGACTACGACTCTTAG
- the rela gene encoding transcription factor p65 isoform X2, giving the protein MRFRYKCEGRSAGSIPGEKSNDTTKTYPAIKVHNYSGPLRVRISLVTKNPPYKPHPHELVGKDCKHGYYEADLQERRIHSFQNLGIQCVKKKDVNEAITCRLQTNNNPYNIPEPKVWEEEFDLNSVRLCFQASITLPAGELFPLEPVVSQPIFDNRAPNTAELKICRVNRNSGSCKGGDEIFLLCDKVQKEDIEVRFFQDSWEGKGTFSQADVHRQVAIVFRTPPYRNTNLSEPVKVKMQLRRPSDREVSEPMDFQYLPADPDEYRLSDKRKRTGDMFQNLKLGPMLSSVSIPQDKRHINFGRRTVTSKPPSMAAQAVPEAPRAVSAASYQFPQPGQLFSVQPKMEPTSSIAAATTTQTWEIMESLKLGPQPKANPVATFPMSSAPTPPSSTATTTSTANKDYSTVNMSQLHEFFPNIAQEVTTTTQVPASSSFSLQESQFHVDSTLMDEDIPEFPSFSDAQVPGTLDSLNMEDLEDLLNPRLMSEGGNGTSALPSCQQASAPKSTTPAQNGAASQSAPEPASNHGTTYMNYPNSIANLLRNEDMMGLNSSGAISNNNHHQSAVLDDFDELMSADEERLMSIFNSGSQAGFVSGHPT; this is encoded by the exons ATGAGGTTTCGCTATAAGTGCGAGGGACGTTCAGCTGGCAGCATCCCTGGAGAGAAAAGCAACGACACAACAAAGACTTACCCAGCCATTAAG GTGCACAACTACAGCGGTCCCCTACGGGTTCGCATCTCATTGGTGACGAAGAACCCCCCGTACAAGCCTCACCCCCACGAGCTGGTGGGGAAAGACTGCAAGCACGGCTACTACGAGGCTGACCTGCAGGAGAGACGGATACACAG ttttcagaACCTGGGCATACAGTGTGTGAAGAAGAAGGATGTGAATGAGGCCATCACTTGTAGACTGCAGACCAATAACAACCCCTACAATA TTCCTGAGCCCAAGGTGTGGGAGGAAGAGTTCGACCTGAACTCGGTGCGGCTCTGCTTCCAGGCCTCCATCACCCTGCCTGCGGGGGAGCTGTTCCCCCTGGAGCCCGTCGTCTCACAGCCCATCTTCGACAACA GAGCCCCAAACACGGCCGAGCTGAAGATCTGCCGGGTCAACCGCAACTCTGGCAGCTGCAAAGGAGGGGACGAGATCTTCCTGCTGTGCGACAAAGTGCAAAAAG AAGACATCGAAGTGCGTTTCTTCCAGGACTCCTGGGAGGGGAAGGGCACGTTCTCCCAGGCCGACGTCCACAGGCAGGTGGCGATCGTCTTCCGTACGCCGCCGTACCGCAACACTAACCTGAGCGAGCCTGTCAAGGTGAAGATGCAGCTGCGGCGGCCCTCCGATCGAGAGGTCAGCGAGCCCATGGACTTCCAGTACCTGCCAGCCGACCCAG ATGAGTACAGGCTGAGTGACAAGAGAAAGCGCACAGGAGACATGTTCCAGAACCTGAAGCTGGGCCCGATGCTTTCCAGTG TGTCCATCCCACAAGACAAACGGCACATAAACTTTGGACGGAGAACGGTCACGTCCAAGCCTCCGTCCATGGCTGCACAAGCAG TCCCTGAGGCTCCCCGTGCTGTCAGCGCGGCTTCCTACCAGTTCCCTCAGCCGGGACAGCTCTTCTCAGTCCAGCCCAAGATGGAGCCCACCTCCTCCATCGCCGCGGCGACGACAACCCAAACCTGGGAGATCATGGAGAGTCTGAAGCTGGGCCCTCAGCCCAAAGCCAACCCAGTGGCCACCTTTCCGATGAGCTCGGCGCCCACCCCTCCCTCCTCGAccgccaccaccacctccacagCCAACAAGGACTACTCCACTGTCAACATGTCCCAGCTTCATGAATTCTTCCCCAACATCGCCCAGGAGGTGACCACGACTACTCAGGTACCCGCCAGCAGCTCCTTCTCTCTCCAGGAGTCTCAGTTCCACGTCGACTCGACACTCATGGACGAGGACATCCCGGAGTTCCCCAGCTTCTCTGACGCCCAGGTACCCGGCACCCTGGACAGCCTAAACATGGAAGATTTAGAGGACCTCCTGAACCCCCGCCTCATGAGCGAGGGCGGAAATGGCACCTCGGCGTTGCCGTCATGCCAGCAGGCGTCTGCCCCCAAGTCCACCACTCCCGCTCAGAACGGCGCCGCGTCCCAAAGCGCGCCCGAGCCGGCCAGCAACCACGGCACCACCTACATGAATTACCCGAACAGCATCGCTAACCTGCTCCGGAACGAAGACATGATGGGCCTGAACTCCAGCGGCGCCATCAGCAACAACAACCACCACCAGTCCGCGGTGCTCGATGACTTTGATGAGCTGATGTCCGCCGATGAGGAGCGCCTCATGTCCATTTTTAATAGCGGAAGTCAAGCTGGGTTTGTATCAGGACACCCAACCtaa
- the lg7h11orf68 gene encoding UPF0696 protein C11orf68 homolog, with protein MEEEEGSVEDKVETPFSAEAYAAEAMAADMDPWIVFDSRRTPRNEFDGWLESNRPSQVCRFGDEEGGVSRVGWIAVLGPSHCPSSNDVMGLQESWEKLLASGRSVTFQTVKELALNHGVLTGKWLMHLDSGFKLDHAWECVARAALEGKISVVKVSPFNPATEVKQVICAYNQNFTDESEVIRLDSVIRATGVKCPLSYKPDVYTYLGIYRNNRWKLCPTIYESKFDLECVPRRSHIINKVTNLEVT; from the coding sequence atggaggaagaagaaggcTCTGTGGAGGACAAGGTGGAGACCCCCTTTTCTGCAGAGGCCTATGCGGCTGAGGCCATGGCTGCAGATATGGATCCCTGGATTGTCTTTGACTCCAGAAGAACCCCCAGGAACGAGTTTGACGGCTGGCTGGAGAGTAACAGACCCTCGCAGGTGTGCAGGTTTGGCGACGAGGAGGGCGGCGTCAGCCGGGTGGGTTGGATTGCCGTGTTGGGCCCGAGCCACTGCCCCAGCAGCAATGACGTCATGGGCCTCCAGGAGAGTTGGGAGAAACTTTTGGCCAGTGGCCGGTCCGTCACCTTCCAGACGGTGAAGGAGCTGGCCCTGAACCACGGCGTGCTCACGGGAAAGTGGCTGATGCACCTGGACTCCGGCTTCAAGTTGGACCACGCGTGGGAGTGTGTGGCCCGGGCAGCCCTAGAGGGCAAGATCTCTGTCGTTAAAGTAAGCCCCTTCAATCCCGCCACAGAAGTCAAGCAGGTCATATGTGCCTACAACCAGAACTTCACCGACGAGAGCGAGGTGATACGGCTGGACTCGGTCATTCGGGCCACAGGGGTGAAATGCCCCCTCTCCTACAAGCCAGATGTTTACACATACCTGGGGATCTACAGAAACAATCGCTGGAAGCTGTGCCCTACCATTTACGAGAGCAAGTTTGACCTGGAGTGTGTGCCCAGGCGCTCCCACATCATCAACAAAGTCACCAATCTGGAAGTAACATAA